The following proteins are co-located in the Phocoena phocoena chromosome 1, mPhoPho1.1, whole genome shotgun sequence genome:
- the SIKE1 gene encoding suppressor of IKBKE 1 isoform X1 codes for MSCTIEKILTDAKTLLERLREHDAAAESLVDQSAALHRRVAAMREAGTALPDQVRQRYQEDASDIKDMSKYKPHILLSQENTQIRDLQQENRELWVSLEEHQDALELIMSKYRKQMLQLMVAKKAVDAEPVLKAHQSHSAEIESQIDRICEMGEVMRKAVQMDDDQFCKIQEKLAQLELENKELRELLSISSESLRVRKENSMNTASQAIK; via the exons ATGAGCTGCACCATCGAGAAGATTCTGACAGACGCTAAGACTCTACTGGAGAGGCTGCGGGAGCACGATGCAGCCGCCGAGTCGCTAGTGGATCAATCAGCGGCGCTGCACCGGCGGGTGGCCGCTATGCGGGAGGCGGGGACAGCGCTTCCGGACCAGGTCAGGCAGAGG TATCAAGAGGATGCATCCGATATAAAGGACATGTCCAAATACAAACCTCACATTCTGCTGTCCCAAGAGAATACACAGATTAGAGACTTGCAGCAGGAAAACAGAG agCTATGGGTTTCCTTGGAGGAACACCAGGATGCTTTGGAACTCATCATGAGCAAATACCGGAAACAGATGTTACAATTAATGGTTGCTAAAAAAGCAGTGGATGCTGAACCAGTCCTGAAAGCTCACCAGTCTCACTCTGCA GAAATTGAGAGTCAGATCGACagaatctgtgaaatgggagaagTGATGAGGAAAGCAGTTCAAATGGATGATGATCAGTTTTGTAAGATTCAGGAAAAACTAGCACAATTAGAG cttgaaAATAAGGAACTTCGAGAATTATTGTCCATCAGTAGTGAGTCTCTTCGGGTCAGGAAGGAAAACTCAATGAACACTGCTTCCCAAGCTATCAAATAA
- the SIKE1 gene encoding suppressor of IKBKE 1 isoform X2 — protein sequence MSCTIEKILTDAKTLLERLREHDAAAESLVDQSAALHRRVAAMREAGTALPDQYQEDASDIKDMSKYKPHILLSQENTQIRDLQQENRELWVSLEEHQDALELIMSKYRKQMLQLMVAKKAVDAEPVLKAHQSHSAEIESQIDRICEMGEVMRKAVQMDDDQFCKIQEKLAQLELENKELRELLSISSESLRVRKENSMNTASQAIK from the exons ATGAGCTGCACCATCGAGAAGATTCTGACAGACGCTAAGACTCTACTGGAGAGGCTGCGGGAGCACGATGCAGCCGCCGAGTCGCTAGTGGATCAATCAGCGGCGCTGCACCGGCGGGTGGCCGCTATGCGGGAGGCGGGGACAGCGCTTCCGGACCAG TATCAAGAGGATGCATCCGATATAAAGGACATGTCCAAATACAAACCTCACATTCTGCTGTCCCAAGAGAATACACAGATTAGAGACTTGCAGCAGGAAAACAGAG agCTATGGGTTTCCTTGGAGGAACACCAGGATGCTTTGGAACTCATCATGAGCAAATACCGGAAACAGATGTTACAATTAATGGTTGCTAAAAAAGCAGTGGATGCTGAACCAGTCCTGAAAGCTCACCAGTCTCACTCTGCA GAAATTGAGAGTCAGATCGACagaatctgtgaaatgggagaagTGATGAGGAAAGCAGTTCAAATGGATGATGATCAGTTTTGTAAGATTCAGGAAAAACTAGCACAATTAGAG cttgaaAATAAGGAACTTCGAGAATTATTGTCCATCAGTAGTGAGTCTCTTCGGGTCAGGAAGGAAAACTCAATGAACACTGCTTCCCAAGCTATCAAATAA